Proteins from a single region of Stutzerimonas stutzeri:
- a CDS encoding arsenic resistance protein: MNRDTLEQNQIPIYFLAVIAAAIGGLISPSAAQGLNVLVTPTIAVLMYAMFLQIPFLDLREGLSNKRFMSALLIANFVLIPLLVWGITRGLLDHPAILVGALLVLLTPCIDYVVVFTHIGKGDSRAILSATPVLLLLQFVLLPVYLALMLGRQSEVAISIGPFVEAFILLIVAPLFLAVATAAAAKRSNIVAGWNAAWAWLPVPAMAAVLIVVVGSQISSVVRDINLLAPVIPVYIGFLILAPLLGALASGVAKLPATTARAVTFSSSTRNSLVVLPLALALPEDIRGLAAAAVITQTLVELVGELIYIRVIPALVWRGNPALRRQFPQ; this comes from the coding sequence ATGAACAGGGATACGCTTGAGCAGAACCAAATACCGATCTATTTCCTAGCGGTCATAGCGGCAGCAATCGGCGGATTGATATCACCCTCAGCCGCACAAGGCCTGAATGTGCTGGTAACCCCTACAATTGCCGTGCTGATGTATGCAATGTTTTTGCAAATACCCTTCTTAGATTTGCGTGAAGGGCTGAGCAACAAACGCTTCATGTCGGCACTTCTCATCGCCAATTTCGTACTGATTCCGCTGTTAGTTTGGGGCATCACTAGAGGCCTTTTAGACCACCCGGCCATACTCGTGGGCGCTTTATTGGTATTGCTGACACCCTGTATCGACTACGTGGTGGTCTTCACTCACATCGGCAAGGGCGACTCGCGCGCGATTCTTTCGGCAACTCCGGTTCTACTGCTGCTTCAGTTTGTTTTGCTACCTGTTTACCTGGCACTCATGCTGGGTAGGCAGTCCGAAGTCGCAATCTCTATCGGGCCATTTGTTGAAGCGTTCATTCTTCTGATCGTCGCGCCGCTTTTTTTGGCGGTAGCTACAGCAGCTGCTGCCAAACGGTCAAACATTGTCGCCGGGTGGAACGCAGCGTGGGCATGGCTACCCGTTCCAGCAATGGCTGCGGTTCTGATCGTGGTGGTTGGTTCTCAGATATCTTCGGTGGTACGCGACATCAATCTTCTTGCTCCGGTTATCCCTGTATACATTGGCTTTTTAATATTGGCCCCATTACTGGGGGCGCTGGCATCAGGCGTTGCAAAGCTGCCAGCTACGACAGCACGAGCAGTAACCTTTAGCTCATCAACTCGAAACTCTCTGGTTGTACTGCCCCTGGCTTTAGCATTGCCTGAAGATATTCGAGGGCTAGCTGCCGCAGCGGTAATTACACAGACATTGGTCGAGTTGGTAGGGGAGCTGATCTACATTCGCGTAATACCGGCGCTTGTTTGGCGAGGAAACCCAGCCTTGCGTCGACAATTTCCCCAATAA
- a CDS encoding DUF6088 family protein, translated as MPSIPSAIRERSQSLRNGGVLAPKEFLHLGSRAAVDQAFCRLVKAGNLIRVARGIYALPLSIKSRRRAPSAESVAKSIASWKKQAIAPTGQCAANSLGLALTSPVKEVLLTTGRSMKVVAGDQTVDLQRAPYWMLSLGNSLAGDAVRALAWIGRDRADGAAVALRKRLPSNEWSKLSSVRASLPSWMATAIGRATLDNHTRRLN; from the coding sequence ATGCCATCAATTCCGAGTGCGATCCGGGAACGCAGCCAGTCGTTGAGAAATGGAGGCGTGCTCGCTCCTAAAGAGTTTCTCCATCTGGGAAGCCGCGCTGCGGTCGACCAAGCGTTTTGCCGACTAGTTAAAGCCGGAAATTTGATACGAGTGGCACGCGGAATCTATGCACTTCCTTTATCGATCAAAAGCCGACGCCGCGCTCCGTCTGCTGAGTCAGTGGCAAAATCGATCGCATCGTGGAAAAAGCAAGCCATCGCGCCTACAGGGCAATGTGCTGCGAATTCGCTTGGCCTAGCTCTGACTAGCCCCGTAAAGGAGGTACTACTTACCACCGGTCGCAGTATGAAAGTGGTCGCTGGAGACCAAACGGTCGACCTCCAGCGGGCTCCCTACTGGATGCTTTCGCTTGGTAACAGCCTTGCTGGCGATGCCGTCAGAGCGCTCGCTTGGATAGGTCGCGACCGAGCAGATGGGGCAGCAGTAGCGCTTAGGAAGCGTTTGCCCAGTAACGAATGGAGCAAATTGAGTTCTGTGCGCGCGAGCCTTCCTAGCTGGATGGCTACTGCCATTGGAAGAGCAACTCTGGATAACCACACGCGAAGGCTGAACTGA
- a CDS encoding AAA family ATPase has product MASGEHLKALLRSHIKGDDSHFLAVAMQLAAHEAKQGHGKLAEDLRALIDSAKKNRLPTGMPVPIGQPRGELSSLLSAALPKTRLSEMVLDEVTHSRLERIMSEQRNFEKIRAHGLSPRRKLLLVGPPGTGKSMTASALAGELGIPLYIVRFDSLITKFMGETAAKLRQVFDAIRDTRGIYFFDEFDAIGSQRGLQNDVGEMRRVLNSFLQMIEQDQSNSLIIAATNHPEILDYALFRRFDDVIEYGLPNQEQIQAVLKNRLANFSKSIKSWGKLCTTAEGLSYAELARAADDAIKDAIIQDRTEVAIKDVERHLTERKAFHGRQRS; this is encoded by the coding sequence ATGGCTAGCGGCGAACACTTGAAAGCGCTACTGCGCTCGCACATCAAAGGCGACGATTCGCATTTTTTAGCCGTAGCCATGCAACTGGCAGCTCATGAGGCTAAACAGGGGCATGGAAAGCTAGCAGAGGATCTGCGAGCACTAATCGACTCGGCCAAGAAAAACCGCTTGCCTACTGGGATGCCTGTGCCGATAGGCCAGCCTCGGGGCGAGCTGAGCAGCTTACTTAGCGCTGCGCTTCCCAAAACTCGTCTTTCTGAAATGGTCTTGGATGAGGTGACCCATTCCCGCCTGGAAAGGATCATGAGCGAGCAGCGCAACTTTGAAAAAATTCGTGCTCACGGTCTGTCTCCACGCCGTAAGCTGCTCTTAGTCGGCCCGCCCGGTACCGGAAAATCGATGACGGCTTCAGCCCTTGCTGGGGAGTTGGGTATTCCCCTGTATATCGTTCGGTTCGACAGCTTGATAACAAAGTTCATGGGAGAAACAGCGGCAAAGCTGCGTCAGGTATTCGATGCAATACGCGACACCCGGGGTATCTACTTTTTCGATGAGTTCGACGCTATCGGATCCCAGCGCGGCCTTCAGAACGATGTAGGTGAAATGCGCCGCGTGCTGAATAGCTTCCTTCAAATGATTGAGCAAGATCAGTCGAACAGTCTAATCATCGCTGCAACCAATCACCCCGAGATTCTCGACTACGCCCTGTTCCGTCGATTCGACGATGTTATTGAGTATGGCCTGCCCAACCAGGAACAAATCCAAGCTGTGCTGAAGAACCGACTCGCGAATTTCTCGAAGTCGATAAAAAGCTGGGGTAAGCTCTGCACCACCGCAGAAGGCCTCAGCTATGCCGAATTGGCGAGAGCCGCGGACGACGCAATCAAGGATGCGATCATTCAGGATCGAACCGAGGTGGCAATCAAGGACGTGGAGAGGCACCTTACGGAGCGAAAGGCGTTCCACGGGAGACAGCGCTCCTAA
- a CDS encoding S8 family peptidase, giving the protein MAEAVRLQRQTVETQLRPEGGFGLQIEFRSEPGYALAFEGLARGAQRIELLNLRRDPATNTELATVFVPDGQLKAFENLVHQYLEAATAKGIPRNAPLLNPIQEIKTAAFNALWTDDPAVLPPNEAETIWWEFWLPIRDSREAVLNRFRSIAEACGFETSDKELRFPERTVLNVYASRGAITQTLSLLNEVAEIRRAKDTAEFFDAMSPPEQREWVEDLLERTIPAEDGSIRICLLDTGVNRGHPLLAQHIDEDDLYTVNSNWGLADVAGHGTGLAGIALYGDLFDPLASQAPVAVSHRLESVKLLPTGQHNKKEPYGSLTIDAITQPDTSKPEVRRVFSMAITSLDDRDRGRPSAWSSAIDELACDVLGERANPRLIVLSAGNADKNQAIHYPNSVTTDGINDPAQAWNALCVGAYTTKVTIDPPNSGLLPVAAVGSLSPYSTTSGTWTNTAWPLKPDVVFEGGNLATDGQYAYTEPCLSLLTTSNEPQRRLLSTTCATSAASALAARMAAQISTSYPQFWPETVRALIVHSAEWPNRMLQDFLAGDSKANYENLVKHCGFGVPDIGRALYSAGDSLTMIAEDQLRPFARQGSKPPTARDMHLHLLPWPRQELLNLGNVDVEMRVTLSYFIEPNPGIAERGIKGRYRYESHGLRFDVSRPNEDKDQFRQRINKRARDEEDGAYQGGGSDPCWLLGTQTRHRGSLHSDIWRGTAADLAGRGMLGIYPALGWWKTLVKHQRYDDTVRYSLVVSIKTQQTSVDLYAAVEQVIEAQTAIYV; this is encoded by the coding sequence ATGGCAGAGGCGGTAAGGCTTCAGCGCCAAACTGTTGAAACGCAGCTTAGGCCAGAAGGTGGATTTGGCCTGCAGATCGAATTTAGGAGTGAGCCAGGCTACGCTCTCGCCTTCGAAGGCCTCGCCCGCGGGGCACAGCGCATTGAGCTCCTGAACCTACGACGTGACCCAGCCACGAATACGGAACTCGCGACCGTTTTTGTTCCGGATGGGCAGTTAAAAGCCTTTGAAAATCTTGTTCATCAGTACCTGGAAGCGGCCACAGCGAAAGGCATTCCGCGCAATGCACCGCTTCTGAATCCGATCCAAGAAATCAAAACCGCAGCGTTTAACGCCTTGTGGACCGACGACCCTGCGGTATTGCCGCCCAACGAAGCGGAGACCATATGGTGGGAGTTTTGGCTCCCAATTCGAGATAGTCGAGAAGCGGTGCTTAACCGCTTTAGGTCGATTGCAGAAGCATGCGGTTTCGAGACCTCCGATAAGGAGCTGAGATTTCCCGAGCGGACAGTTCTTAACGTCTATGCCTCTCGCGGAGCTATCACTCAAACGCTATCGCTGCTCAATGAGGTCGCCGAGATTCGTAGGGCAAAGGATACTGCCGAATTCTTTGATGCCATGTCGCCACCGGAACAGAGAGAGTGGGTCGAGGATTTGCTTGAGCGGACGATTCCCGCTGAAGATGGCAGTATTCGTATCTGCTTGTTGGATACAGGCGTCAACCGGGGCCACCCACTTCTTGCGCAGCACATTGATGAAGATGACCTATATACCGTCAACAGCAACTGGGGGCTTGCAGATGTGGCTGGCCACGGTACAGGGCTGGCCGGTATCGCTTTATACGGCGACCTTTTCGACCCGCTCGCCAGCCAAGCACCTGTCGCGGTTAGTCACCGCTTGGAATCGGTGAAGCTGCTCCCCACCGGCCAGCATAATAAAAAGGAGCCCTACGGCTCGCTGACGATTGATGCCATTACCCAGCCAGATACATCCAAACCGGAAGTACGCCGTGTCTTCAGCATGGCGATCACCAGCCTCGATGATCGTGATCGCGGCCGCCCCTCGGCGTGGTCTTCAGCTATCGACGAACTCGCGTGTGATGTTCTGGGCGAGAGAGCCAATCCTAGACTGATCGTCCTATCAGCAGGTAATGCCGATAAAAACCAGGCGATTCACTACCCTAACAGCGTCACCACTGACGGTATTAACGACCCGGCGCAGGCGTGGAACGCCCTTTGCGTCGGAGCCTATACCACAAAGGTTACGATTGATCCCCCAAACTCTGGCCTGTTGCCAGTCGCGGCAGTTGGCAGTTTGAGCCCCTACAGTACAACTTCAGGGACCTGGACCAACACAGCTTGGCCGCTGAAGCCAGATGTAGTTTTCGAAGGGGGCAACCTAGCTACAGATGGGCAATACGCCTACACCGAACCTTGTCTGTCGCTACTAACCACCTCCAATGAACCCCAACGACGGCTGCTGTCAACCACCTGTGCAACTAGCGCAGCCTCAGCACTGGCTGCACGTATGGCAGCCCAGATATCAACGAGCTACCCGCAGTTCTGGCCTGAGACAGTAAGAGCCCTCATCGTGCATTCTGCTGAATGGCCTAATCGAATGCTGCAGGACTTCCTCGCTGGCGATTCAAAAGCCAACTATGAAAATCTGGTAAAACACTGCGGCTTTGGTGTGCCTGATATAGGGCGCGCTCTATATAGCGCCGGCGACTCCTTAACAATGATCGCCGAGGACCAGCTGAGGCCTTTTGCGAGGCAAGGCTCTAAACCTCCCACCGCGCGAGACATGCATCTACATCTACTTCCTTGGCCTCGTCAGGAATTGCTCAACCTCGGCAACGTCGATGTAGAGATGCGGGTAACCCTTTCCTACTTCATTGAACCAAACCCCGGCATCGCCGAGCGCGGCATTAAAGGCCGCTATCGCTACGAGTCGCATGGCCTTCGATTTGACGTAAGTCGCCCTAATGAAGACAAGGACCAGTTCCGGCAACGGATCAACAAGCGTGCTCGGGATGAGGAGGACGGTGCCTATCAGGGAGGCGGTTCAGATCCATGTTGGCTGCTTGGCACCCAAACTAGGCATCGCGGTTCACTTCATTCGGACATATGGCGGGGTACTGCTGCTGACCTAGCAGGCCGCGGCATGCTCGGCATTTATCCCGCCTTGGGCTGGTGGAAAACTTTGGTCAAGCATCAGCGTTACGACGATACCGTAAGGTACAGCCTAGTGGTATCGATCAAGACACAGCAAACCAGCGTTGACCTTTATGCTGCGGTCGAGCAAGTGATAGAGGCCCAAACGGCGATTTACGTTTGA
- a CDS encoding IS3 family transposase (programmed frameshift): MTNSNGKGGELLGQERRRRWSPEQKLAMVRESLEPGNSVSVVARRNGVNANQLFHWRKLYQDGSLSAVSAGEAVVPASELSDALRQIRELQRMLGKKTMEAEILKEAVQIARSPKMDCALTLVAGGRSVKRVSESLGVARSHLTVRLKQSASPKLRRRRPVNDTELVTEIQQQVSELPSYGYRRVWGLLRRAREAQSQPMINVKRVYRVMRDHNLLLERRIKQPGVPRRHEGRIAVNTSDTRWCSDGFEFRCDDGAKLSVTFALDCCDREAIGWVASPTGYSGDDIRDLMLESVEKRFGDQLPTTPVQWLSDNGSAYIAEQTRLFARQIGLQPVTTPVRSPQSNGMAESFVKTIKRDYVTHMPKPDRETALRNLTIAFEHYNEQHPHSALKYRSPREFRRLAAAST, translated from the exons ATGACTAACAGCAACGGCAAGGGTGGTGAGCTATTGGGTCAGGAGCGGCGTCGCCGCTGGAGCCCAGAGCAAAAGCTGGCGATGGTTCGCGAGAGCCTTGAGCCAGGAAATAGCGTTTCGGTGGTAGCTCGGCGCAACGGCGTAAATGCCAATCAACTGTTCCACTGGCGCAAGCTCTACCAGGACGGCAGTTTGTCGGCGGTCAGCGCCGGTGAAGCCGTGGTGCCTGCGTCCGAGTTGAGCGACGCACTCAGGCAGATCCGTGAGCTGCAACGGATGCTGGGCAAGAAGACGATGGAAGCGGAAATCCTCAAAGAGGCTGTGCAGATCGCACGCTCGC CGAAAATGGATTGCGCACTCACCCTTGTTGCCGGGGGACGATCAGTGAAACGGGTCAGTGAAAGTCTCGGTGTGGCGCGCTCGCATTTAACGGTTCGACTCAAGCAATCGGCCTCACCAAAATTACGTCGACGCAGGCCGGTGAACGATACGGAACTAGTCACTGAAATCCAGCAACAAGTCAGCGAGCTGCCCAGCTACGGATACCGCCGTGTCTGGGGTTTGCTGCGCCGCGCACGTGAAGCCCAATCCCAGCCTATGATCAACGTGAAACGGGTTTACCGGGTCATGCGTGATCACAACCTGCTGCTTGAGCGGCGCATCAAACAGCCCGGCGTCCCGCGCCGGCATGAAGGCCGTATCGCCGTTAACACCAGCGACACGCGTTGGTGCTCGGATGGCTTCGAGTTCCGCTGCGACGACGGTGCGAAACTGAGCGTGACCTTCGCCCTGGACTGCTGTGATCGCGAAGCCATCGGCTGGGTGGCCAGCCCGACCGGTTACAGCGGCGATGACATCCGAGACCTGATGCTGGAAAGCGTGGAGAAGCGTTTTGGCGATCAACTGCCGACCACACCGGTGCAATGGCTAAGCGATAACGGCTCGGCCTACATCGCCGAGCAGACGCGTCTGTTTGCTCGACAGATCGGCTTGCAGCCGGTGACCACGCCGGTACGCAGTCCGCAGAGCAACGGTATGGCAGAGAGCTTCGTGAAGACGATCAAGCGCGATTATGTGACGCACATGCCCAAGCCGGATCGAGAAACAGCATTGCGCAACCTGACGATTGCCTTCGAGCATTACAACGAGCAGCATCCGCACAGCGCCTTGAAATATCGTTCGCCAAGGGAATTCAGGCGCTTGGCAGCAGCATCAACTTAG
- a CDS encoding TniQ family protein, giving the protein MQHKIPFFPPSLPDETLHSRVSRYHFLSGNKTQPLTFRDAFGAAPFPLDVVVPKKISQLAERLPGEAEDNLKRLLHTNTLLPLFTSFLGTVNSHKKLSQDTSTTALSRIPQRVVGVHGTAKLCIACCESDEYEFGSSYWHRAHQIPGVSSCWKHREILISSCQFCSKPFYTKNRILTMPWLPCECGWSVSANTCDKPAPLLENEFAIFCKELLHGDVPSISQESLAHAYRTQASVLGLRAGSLVSQASLFNSIVETFGDEFLCQADAAYAAKKTKTWIRLSTIDDQLDMPVTRHLILSFFLFRDFNFFKSTLQNQQSVPFVRARRTDSKQLKSTESKCSVYRVKIQQIVNRWPDSTLEDCWKNSLKATSWLFKHDRSWLLSYLSGTTQPDTRVVDIKYAKTIEDGIEGLYALSSKPKRVNIGNILSLLPKKLPGGQDREKLYPEVSKKIKEHYESLWHFHVRRMIWGIHELKRLDLKPSIVNLSDLIKINRISCNSILSHFGWNIEVMVNQKFSLVDEMNRLSITRQWSGPITVDAGYAGRAYQKARMAKLD; this is encoded by the coding sequence GTGCAGCACAAGATTCCATTTTTTCCACCTTCACTTCCCGATGAAACACTACACTCAAGAGTTTCTCGCTACCATTTTCTATCAGGCAACAAAACACAACCTCTCACTTTCCGAGATGCTTTCGGCGCTGCCCCATTTCCTTTGGACGTTGTTGTTCCGAAGAAGATATCTCAGCTAGCTGAACGGCTCCCAGGAGAAGCTGAAGACAACCTTAAACGGTTACTACATACCAATACGCTTCTGCCATTGTTTACATCATTTCTTGGAACCGTGAACTCTCACAAAAAACTTAGCCAAGATACTTCGACAACAGCGCTGTCACGAATTCCTCAGCGCGTGGTCGGCGTACACGGCACAGCTAAACTTTGCATTGCATGCTGCGAGAGCGACGAATATGAGTTTGGCTCCAGCTATTGGCATAGAGCTCACCAGATACCAGGAGTTTCCAGTTGCTGGAAGCACCGTGAAATTCTGATAAGTTCATGTCAATTTTGTTCAAAGCCGTTCTATACGAAAAATCGAATTCTAACAATGCCGTGGTTACCCTGTGAGTGTGGCTGGTCAGTTAGTGCAAACACGTGCGATAAACCCGCTCCCCTACTTGAGAACGAATTTGCAATTTTTTGCAAAGAGCTGTTGCACGGAGACGTTCCAAGTATCTCGCAAGAATCCCTTGCGCATGCGTACAGAACACAAGCCTCCGTGCTAGGGCTAAGAGCTGGCAGTCTAGTTTCACAGGCATCATTATTCAACAGTATAGTCGAGACCTTCGGAGACGAATTCCTCTGTCAAGCGGACGCTGCATACGCTGCCAAGAAGACAAAAACGTGGATTCGCCTTTCTACAATAGATGATCAATTAGATATGCCTGTAACACGGCATTTGATACTAAGCTTTTTCCTATTTAGGGATTTTAACTTCTTTAAGAGCACCCTACAAAATCAACAGAGCGTGCCTTTCGTAAGAGCTCGCAGGACAGATTCAAAGCAGCTCAAATCAACGGAAAGTAAATGCTCAGTTTACAGGGTTAAGATACAGCAGATTGTAAACCGTTGGCCGGATTCAACATTAGAAGACTGCTGGAAGAACTCATTGAAGGCAACATCATGGCTATTTAAACACGACCGTAGTTGGTTACTCTCCTATTTATCTGGAACGACGCAGCCCGATACTAGGGTAGTCGATATAAAATATGCAAAGACCATCGAGGACGGAATTGAGGGTCTTTACGCGCTCTCGTCTAAACCTAAGAGAGTAAATATCGGCAATATCCTTTCTCTTCTACCTAAAAAGTTGCCAGGTGGGCAAGATAGAGAAAAACTTTATCCTGAAGTGTCAAAAAAAATCAAAGAGCACTATGAATCCCTTTGGCACTTCCATGTCCGGCGGATGATATGGGGAATACACGAACTCAAAAGGCTTGACCTTAAACCATCTATTGTTAATTTGAGTGACTTGATAAAAATCAATAGAATAAGCTGCAATTCAATTCTCAGCCACTTTGGCTGGAACATCGAAGTAATGGTGAATCAAAAATTCAGCCTAGTAGATGAGATGAACAGACTTTCGATCACGCGCCAATGGTCTGGCCCTATAACAGTCGATGCAGGCTATGCCGGCCGAGCTTACCAAAAAGCTCGTATGGCTAAATTAGACTAG
- a CDS encoding TnsD family Tn7-like transposition protein, whose protein sequence is MDTGPGFFLSPFPDETLHSLLSRYCRLTGFASVRQAFSNVEHSYTFTRNTSFPCHLKESERLLKPVTGLDTNALISRHTLLPYFQPFMSPEQLVMTRRQMESRNGQGLKMRLGLIASSLERYVRVRFCPVCLAEDDQKHGQAYWHRVHQLPGVWICPHHVQPLSIIEPVWIRDKATRCFLPTDDNLHAHALALEVSAIQRDRLYRLAALSWSALDRDCDPLQHHVLQQNLLRGAQAHALVSSTGRLRLTPLADMLSIYFKGLPSAGEFSRLCPVRAKQAPSWVLKLLRKPRGAHHPLHYLLLADALELNFDDLAVQRSVQMPMSKSIATKVTAKTGGLAHTLKEMYSEGHSLRQIGAVTGVSVSTLHVYAVQLGIHVRARPSILLPALRQQIRDQLVSGKAFSEVATDCSVSLASVYRVLRMETDLKDMLSGLRVERDRENRRLRFIMERERNTAAHACTDYAWLYRNDRVWLKGKVQCIRKIARKRTAVIDWPSLDRELSLRIRECVSSLRARPGKPLRISVALIGRELNSSTLFEKKLLLLPSCSLELKATCETLDQFHHRRIEWAAKELRARNAILGAATLLRFAAIRPPAGNAASYLMKLINEA, encoded by the coding sequence ATGGATACTGGGCCAGGTTTTTTCTTATCTCCCTTCCCAGACGAAACACTTCACAGCCTGTTGAGTCGTTACTGCCGGCTGACCGGGTTTGCTTCAGTCCGCCAAGCATTCAGCAACGTTGAGCACAGCTATACCTTTACCCGGAACACAAGCTTCCCTTGCCATTTAAAAGAATCGGAAAGGCTTTTGAAGCCGGTTACTGGGCTGGACACAAACGCTCTTATTTCACGACATACTCTGCTGCCGTACTTCCAACCATTTATGTCGCCAGAGCAGCTAGTGATGACGCGCCGCCAAATGGAAAGCAGGAACGGTCAAGGGTTGAAAATGCGGCTTGGACTCATTGCAAGCTCTCTAGAGCGATACGTTCGGGTTAGATTCTGCCCGGTGTGTCTTGCTGAGGATGATCAGAAACATGGTCAAGCCTACTGGCATCGCGTACATCAGCTTCCAGGGGTTTGGATATGCCCCCATCACGTACAGCCCCTCTCGATCATCGAACCGGTTTGGATCCGGGACAAAGCTACACGGTGCTTCCTGCCGACTGACGATAATTTACATGCTCACGCCCTAGCACTGGAAGTCAGTGCCATTCAGAGAGACAGGCTATACCGTCTCGCGGCTCTTTCTTGGTCTGCGCTCGATCGAGATTGTGACCCGCTGCAACATCACGTGCTCCAGCAAAACTTGCTACGAGGGGCACAGGCTCATGCGCTCGTGAGTTCCACTGGCAGGCTTCGGCTGACGCCGTTGGCTGACATGTTGTCGATCTACTTCAAAGGGTTGCCCAGCGCCGGGGAATTTTCACGACTGTGCCCAGTGCGCGCAAAACAAGCTCCTTCTTGGGTCCTCAAGTTACTGCGAAAGCCAAGAGGCGCCCATCATCCGCTACATTATTTGCTTCTTGCGGATGCGCTTGAACTGAACTTCGATGATTTAGCTGTCCAGCGTTCTGTCCAGATGCCTATGTCGAAAAGTATAGCGACGAAAGTGACCGCCAAAACTGGTGGCTTAGCGCACACGCTCAAAGAAATGTACTCAGAAGGGCATTCACTTCGCCAGATTGGAGCTGTGACAGGAGTCAGCGTCTCTACGCTTCACGTCTATGCCGTTCAGCTTGGAATACATGTTCGTGCTCGCCCATCCATTCTACTGCCAGCCCTCAGGCAGCAAATCCGTGATCAGCTAGTTTCAGGTAAGGCCTTTTCTGAAGTAGCTACCGATTGCAGTGTTTCATTGGCGTCGGTGTATAGAGTTCTAAGGATGGAAACCGATCTTAAAGACATGTTGTCAGGGTTGCGAGTGGAGCGAGACCGAGAAAACCGCCGTCTTCGTTTTATTATGGAACGTGAGAGGAACACGGCAGCTCACGCGTGCACCGATTACGCTTGGCTTTACCGTAACGATAGAGTTTGGTTGAAAGGAAAGGTCCAGTGCATTAGAAAGATTGCTCGTAAGCGCACCGCTGTTATTGACTGGCCAAGTCTGGATAGAGAGTTGTCTCTTCGAATTCGAGAGTGCGTGAGTAGCCTCAGAGCCCGTCCAGGTAAGCCACTACGGATCTCTGTTGCGCTGATAGGGCGTGAGCTGAATTCATCAACACTGTTTGAGAAGAAATTGCTGCTGTTACCCAGCTGTAGCTTAGAGCTTAAGGCAACCTGTGAAACGCTCGATCAATTTCATCACCGAAGAATAGAATGGGCTGCTAAAGAACTACGTGCACGTAATGCAATTTTAGGGGCTGCGACTTTATTGAGGTTCGCAGCGATTCGTCCGCCAGCGGGTAATGCAGCTTCGTATCTTATGAAATTGATCAACGAAGCTTAG